A genomic window from Paenibacillus sp. FSL K6-0276 includes:
- a CDS encoding efflux RND transporter permease subunit, producing the protein MKSLINFSLRNKFAIWLLTIIIVFAGLYSGLTMKQETLPNISIPYLSVTTIYPGAAPEGVVNDVSKPLEQKLRNVDGVKTITSTSLENASSIQIEFDYGTNLDNATAAVREALNEVSLPDNVQKPSISRFSLSSMPVVSLSLSNGDSEDLEELTRIAENDIRPALEDVEGVASIQISGQYVKEVSLKFNQDKLKQYGLTEDTVKGIIQGSSLRVPLGLFEMDKAQKAVVVDGNITTVEDLKNVTIPVMPTGATGAAGAGASGAGAGTAGAGAGSAAGAGAAGGATNMGLPTVKLGELATIEVVGNSESISRTNGKESIGIQIVKANDANTVDVVNGVKDKTEELKAQYKGIDLTVLLDQGKPIEDSVNTMLSKAVFGALFAVIIILVFLRNIRSTIISIISIPLSLLIAVLCLRQMDITLNMMTLGAMTVAIGRVVDDSIVVIENIYRRLSLSGEKLKGRELISAATREMFVPIMSSTIVTIAVFLPLALVSGMVGELFLPFALTMVFALLASLVVAITLVPAMAHSLFRNGLKGKKTHSEKPDKLATGYQKILNWCLSHKLVTFGVAVLLLAGSLFLIKPIGVSFMPSQEDKTVMLTYSPKAGQRTEEVQEQGLKAEKYILAQQHVDKMQYSIGGGGPMGMGGSSNSGLFFIVYDSKTPDFENVKEKLIEGLTAEVPDGVWGDMSAMMSGGMGGSTLTVNVFGDDLDQIKPVADEIAKIVQADTTNFKDGETSLKEAYDQYTIVADQEKLSSLGLTAGQIAMKLSPAGTRPVLTEVEMDGKNYKVYIETDKETYKSIKEMEEATLTSPLGIQVPIGQVAKIENGSSPDSITRMDGKMKVDVTAEIISSDVNSASNSVKEKVDAMELPDGVTVSFGGVTEQINDTFGQLGIAMAAAIAIVYFVLVVTFGGGLAPFAILFSLPFTIIGVLVALLIAGETLNVSSLMGALMLIGIVVTNAIVLIDRVIHKEKEGLTTRQALLEAGGTRLRPILMTALATIGALLPLVTGLENSAGIISRGLGVTVIGGLISSTLLTLVVVPVVYEFLMKFRSKKVID; encoded by the coding sequence ACGATCACCTCCACTTCTCTGGAGAATGCCTCCAGTATCCAGATCGAGTTCGATTATGGTACGAATCTCGATAATGCAACAGCAGCAGTTCGTGAGGCGCTAAATGAAGTCTCTCTGCCAGACAATGTGCAGAAGCCATCCATTTCCCGCTTTAGCCTTAGCTCAATGCCAGTCGTTTCCCTCAGTTTATCCAATGGGGATTCAGAGGATCTTGAGGAACTGACCCGTATTGCCGAGAACGATATTCGCCCTGCCCTAGAGGATGTTGAGGGTGTTGCTTCTATACAAATTTCTGGACAATACGTCAAGGAAGTTTCGCTTAAGTTCAATCAAGATAAGCTTAAACAATACGGACTGACCGAAGATACGGTTAAAGGTATTATTCAGGGATCTTCCCTCCGTGTTCCACTAGGACTGTTCGAGATGGACAAAGCTCAAAAGGCAGTTGTTGTGGATGGCAACATCACTACCGTTGAGGATCTTAAAAATGTAACCATTCCAGTTATGCCAACTGGTGCTACGGGCGCTGCCGGCGCTGGTGCTTCTGGAGCTGGTGCTGGTACTGCCGGAGCTGGAGCCGGAAGTGCTGCTGGTGCAGGTGCCGCTGGCGGAGCTACAAATATGGGACTGCCGACCGTGAAGCTGGGAGAGCTTGCCACGATTGAGGTTGTTGGGAATTCTGAATCTATCTCCCGTACTAATGGTAAAGAATCGATAGGTATCCAGATTGTCAAAGCCAACGATGCCAACACTGTTGATGTCGTAAATGGTGTTAAGGACAAAACTGAAGAATTAAAAGCACAATATAAAGGCATTGACCTTACCGTTCTGCTTGACCAAGGTAAGCCGATTGAGGACTCTGTAAATACAATGTTGTCCAAAGCGGTATTCGGTGCTCTTTTCGCAGTAATCATCATTTTGGTCTTCCTGCGGAATATTCGTTCGACAATCATTTCTATCATCTCTATTCCATTATCATTGCTGATCGCAGTGCTATGTCTGCGTCAAATGGACATCACGCTTAATATGATGACCCTTGGAGCGATGACCGTTGCCATCGGGCGGGTAGTCGATGACTCGATTGTAGTCATAGAGAACATATACCGACGGCTCTCCTTATCCGGCGAGAAACTAAAAGGCCGGGAATTAATCAGTGCAGCCACACGTGAAATGTTCGTACCGATCATGTCATCTACAATTGTAACCATCGCGGTGTTCTTACCGCTTGCTTTGGTTAGTGGTATGGTTGGCGAGCTGTTCTTGCCTTTCGCTTTAACCATGGTCTTCGCCCTGCTCGCTTCATTGGTAGTTGCGATTACCCTAGTTCCTGCAATGGCTCACTCACTGTTCCGCAATGGATTGAAGGGTAAGAAAACCCACAGCGAGAAACCAGACAAGCTAGCTACTGGTTATCAAAAGATTCTGAACTGGTGTCTTTCTCATAAACTGGTTACGTTTGGAGTTGCTGTTCTCCTCCTTGCGGGCAGCTTGTTCTTGATCAAGCCTATTGGCGTTAGCTTTATGCCTTCCCAAGAGGATAAAACGGTTATGCTAACTTACTCACCGAAGGCTGGGCAAAGAACTGAAGAAGTTCAAGAGCAAGGCCTGAAAGCTGAGAAATACATTCTAGCGCAGCAGCATGTAGATAAAATGCAATATTCCATCGGCGGAGGCGGTCCGATGGGTATGGGCGGATCCAGCAACTCAGGACTCTTTTTCATCGTTTATGATAGTAAGACTCCTGATTTTGAAAACGTAAAAGAAAAGTTGATCGAAGGCTTAACCGCAGAAGTCCCAGATGGTGTTTGGGGTGATATGTCCGCCATGATGAGCGGAGGTATGGGTGGAAGCACTCTAACCGTGAATGTATTCGGAGACGATCTAGATCAAATTAAACCGGTCGCGGATGAGATCGCCAAAATCGTACAGGCTGACACCACTAATTTCAAAGATGGAGAAACAAGTCTTAAAGAAGCTTACGATCAATATACGATTGTAGCGGATCAAGAGAAGCTTAGCTCCCTCGGACTTACAGCGGGACAAATTGCAATGAAGCTGAGTCCTGCAGGCACACGTCCAGTACTCACTGAAGTAGAAATGGACGGCAAGAACTACAAAGTCTATATCGAAACAGATAAAGAAACGTATAAGAGTATTAAAGAAATGGAAGAAGCTACATTGACTTCTCCACTGGGCATCCAAGTGCCAATCGGGCAAGTCGCTAAAATTGAAAATGGCTCTTCCCCTGACTCGATTACTCGGATGGACGGTAAAATGAAGGTGGATGTCACTGCCGAGATTATTTCAAGTGACGTCAATAGTGCTTCAAACAGCGTGAAGGAAAAAGTAGATGCTATGGAATTACCTGATGGCGTAACGGTTAGCTTCGGCGGTGTAACCGAGCAAATCAATGATACGTTTGGTCAATTAGGAATTGCTATGGCGGCCGCTATTGCCATCGTATACTTCGTGCTAGTGGTTACATTTGGCGGTGGATTAGCTCCATTTGCTATCCTGTTCTCACTTCCTTTCACAATTATCGGGGTACTCGTTGCCCTTCTGATCGCTGGGGAAACCTTAAACGTCTCCTCCCTCATGGGTGCGCTGATGTTGATTGGTATCGTAGTAACGAATGCGATTGTCCTCATCGACCGCGTTATTCATAAGGAAAAAGAAGGACTCACCACGCGTCAAGCCTTGCTTGAAGCAGGCGGCACACGCTTACGTCCAATCCTAATGACTGCACTTGCAACGATTGGTGCATTGCTGCCACTGGTTACTGGACTTGAGAACAGTGCAGGAATTATCTCCAGAGGTCTCGGCGTAACCGTAATCGGCGGTTTGATCAGCTCCACGCTACTGACACTTGTAGTAGTGCCAGTCGTGTATGAGTTCCTAATGAAATTCCGCAGCAAAAAGGTAATTGATTAG
- a CDS encoding molecular chaperone TorD family protein, whose translation MTMQTVPSLAVPEAFSHWLESRGLIYQLLVDFLGRKPSLSLVAQWSRNRKMSVAAEMTEGGWELKRYLSQEPNKLLHICEKESQEYKRLMHEQTVSSFKLREAAILGRSEDFCNVLADVYTSAGIVFNKCNGEADDHIAIELEFMAVMHERMLYNSFSIRSAMDLLDIQVAFLEDHLLQWTPQFCEKLNAATNSTLYLGLSHMLAEFLPLDLQMLRSWRASLESSAAAMV comes from the coding sequence ATGACTATGCAAACTGTTCCATCGCTCGCCGTGCCGGAGGCATTTAGCCATTGGTTGGAAAGTCGGGGATTAATATATCAGCTTTTAGTGGATTTTTTGGGTAGAAAACCATCACTCTCACTTGTGGCTCAGTGGAGCCGTAATCGTAAGATGAGTGTTGCTGCAGAGATGACGGAAGGCGGATGGGAACTGAAGCGCTATCTGAGTCAGGAACCGAATAAGCTACTGCATATATGCGAGAAAGAGAGCCAAGAGTATAAACGGCTTATGCACGAGCAAACAGTAAGCTCTTTTAAATTACGTGAAGCTGCTATTCTGGGTCGTTCTGAAGATTTCTGCAACGTGCTTGCTGATGTGTATACTTCCGCAGGAATTGTATTTAACAAATGTAATGGTGAAGCTGATGATCATATTGCTATTGAGCTGGAGTTTATGGCAGTAATGCATGAGCGTATGTTGTACAACAGCTTCTCAATTAGAAGTGCAATGGATCTGCTTGATATTCAGGTAGCCTTTTTGGAAGATCATTTACTGCAATGGACTCCACAGTTCTGCGAGAAGTTAAATGCAGCAACGAATAGTACGTTGTATTTGGGACTTTCCCATATGCTCGCTGAGTTTCTACCCCTCGATCTGCAAATGCTGCGTTCCTGGAGAGCTTCGCTGGAGAGCAGTGCAGCAGCAATGGTATAA
- the moaA gene encoding GTP 3',8-cyclase MoaA, producing the protein MEPLTDPFGRLHDYIRISVTDRCNLRCIYCMPAEGMEFQPQDEILSYEEITSVVESLAPLGLRKVRLTGGEPLVRKDLEKLVAMISAIPGIDDISLTTNGLMLPAKAALLKEAGLSRVNISLDSLRQDRFSMITRGGEVSKVLKGIEAAQAAGLEPIKINVVLMKGINDDEIKDFISLTLNSPLNVRFIEYMPIGSATDSWRQSYLPLETVIDACTEAGWETEEAELPSGNGPSQNRRVIGAQGTFGLIHPVSDHFCDNCNRLRLTADGHIKACLYWADEYHVRPLISDPAAVQALFRKALGNKPHNHEMALALEKKAQSHTPTARRMSQIGG; encoded by the coding sequence ATGGAACCGCTGACGGACCCTTTTGGGCGTTTACACGATTACATCCGCATTTCGGTTACCGACCGCTGCAACCTGCGTTGCATTTATTGTATGCCAGCTGAAGGGATGGAATTCCAGCCGCAGGACGAGATTCTGAGTTACGAGGAAATCACCTCAGTTGTAGAGTCACTAGCACCACTCGGATTACGTAAAGTCCGGCTAACAGGCGGAGAACCTCTTGTTCGTAAAGATCTGGAGAAGCTAGTGGCTATGATATCCGCCATTCCAGGGATCGACGATATTTCACTGACTACAAATGGTCTAATGCTTCCGGCAAAAGCAGCGCTGCTAAAAGAAGCCGGTCTGTCACGGGTGAACATCAGCCTAGACTCTTTACGGCAGGATCGATTCTCTATGATTACACGCGGCGGTGAGGTCTCCAAGGTACTAAAAGGGATCGAGGCAGCACAAGCTGCTGGGTTGGAGCCGATCAAGATTAATGTTGTATTAATGAAAGGAATTAATGATGATGAGATCAAAGATTTCATCTCCCTTACGCTGAACAGTCCACTAAATGTACGCTTTATTGAATATATGCCTATCGGGAGCGCTACTGATTCTTGGCGCCAATCCTATTTGCCGTTGGAAACCGTTATAGATGCTTGTACTGAAGCTGGTTGGGAAACCGAAGAGGCGGAGCTCCCATCTGGTAATGGTCCTTCCCAGAATCGGCGAGTTATTGGAGCTCAGGGAACGTTCGGTCTGATCCATCCCGTGAGCGATCACTTCTGCGATAACTGCAATCGTCTGCGACTCACAGCAGATGGTCATATTAAAGCTTGTCTGTATTGGGCAGATGAATACCATGTGCGTCCTTTAATCAGCGACCCTGCAGCCGTGCAAGCCTTATTCCGAAAAGCACTGGGCAACAAGCCACATAACCACGAAATGGCCTTAGCCTTGGAGAAAAAAGCACAAAGCCACACGCCGACGGCACGGCGTATGTCTCAAATTGGAGGCTAG
- a CDS encoding HAMP domain-containing sensor histidine kinase, protein MKMLKSIAQHTLMFIAFFGAAALSWTAAYFLMNKLNAAWGWLKSEYALQLITVLVGLVILMLIFLLFSIFFRGWERVVYKSIIDGIRRISKGDFNVVLEQNREYREFGEIVESINEMASDLSQMETMRQDFISNVSHEIQSPLTSIRGFALALKDETLSKESRRHYIDIIVAESTRVSGLSDNLLKLSALESGNFPFETQFYRLDKQLRDMVLASEPQWLEKNIEVEAELEEVKFSAVKDLMSQVWTNLLHNSIKFTPQNGCIHIKLRTVDGRVEVEIQDSGIGISEKDLPRIFDRFYKADKARTARGGGSGLGLSLVKKIVELHEGKVTVTSRPGEGTAFIVNLPAQIE, encoded by the coding sequence ATGAAAATGCTTAAGAGTATTGCGCAGCATACTTTAATGTTTATTGCTTTTTTTGGTGCAGCTGCGCTTAGCTGGACTGCGGCTTATTTTTTAATGAACAAATTGAATGCTGCTTGGGGTTGGCTTAAATCGGAGTATGCTTTGCAATTGATCACTGTTTTGGTTGGTTTAGTGATTTTAATGCTGATATTCTTGTTGTTTTCCATCTTCTTTCGCGGCTGGGAACGTGTTGTTTATAAATCAATAATTGATGGGATTCGCCGTATCTCTAAGGGAGATTTTAATGTTGTACTTGAACAAAATAGGGAATACCGTGAATTCGGCGAAATTGTAGAGAGCATTAATGAAATGGCTAGTGATCTGAGCCAGATGGAGACCATGCGTCAGGATTTTATCTCCAATGTGTCGCATGAAATCCAATCCCCACTAACCTCCATTCGAGGGTTTGCACTTGCATTGAAGGACGAAACCTTAAGTAAGGAGAGTAGGAGGCACTATATTGATATTATCGTGGCTGAGAGTACCCGCGTATCTGGGCTCAGTGATAATTTATTGAAGCTTTCAGCGCTCGAATCGGGCAATTTTCCTTTTGAAACTCAATTTTACCGTCTAGATAAACAGCTTAGAGATATGGTTCTGGCTTCTGAGCCGCAATGGCTGGAGAAAAATATAGAGGTAGAGGCCGAGCTGGAAGAAGTGAAGTTCTCAGCGGTTAAAGATTTAATGAGCCAGGTTTGGACTAATCTTCTGCATAACAGCATTAAATTTACTCCCCAGAACGGATGTATTCATATCAAGCTTCGCACAGTAGATGGGCGGGTAGAGGTGGAGATTCAAGATAGCGGGATTGGCATCTCTGAAAAAGACTTACCTCGCATCTTTGATCGCTTCTATAAGGCAGACAAAGCTAGAACCGCGAGAGGGGGTGGTAGTGGACTGGGCCTATCGCTGGTTAAAAAGATCGTTGAGTTGCACGAAGGTAAGGTGACTGTAACTAGCCGACCTGGTGAAGGAACGGCTTTCATAGTGAACTTGCCAGCACAAATAGAATAA
- a CDS encoding response regulator transcription factor, with translation MTKILVADDDPHIRELVEVFLRAEGMEEIYGASDGLEALQILESYNIDLAIIDVMMPNMDGWELCRRMRQNFDFPILMLTAKGETSQIVKGFELGSDDYLVKPFEPVVLIARVKALLKRYQISAAQSVTVGRLRMNRKTYEVSSEYGEITLPLKEFELLFKLGSYPGQTLTRDRLIEEIWGYDFEGNERTLDVHINRLRERFNQDNYGIVIRTIRGLGYRLEGHA, from the coding sequence ATGACAAAAATACTAGTAGCGGACGACGATCCGCACATCCGCGAATTGGTAGAAGTATTTCTGAGAGCTGAAGGGATGGAAGAGATCTATGGAGCTTCTGATGGACTGGAGGCTCTTCAGATTCTGGAAAGCTATAATATAGATTTAGCTATTATCGATGTGATGATGCCCAATATGGACGGTTGGGAGCTATGCCGGCGAATGCGTCAAAACTTTGATTTCCCGATTTTAATGCTGACGGCCAAAGGGGAAACTTCGCAAATTGTAAAAGGTTTTGAGCTGGGAAGTGATGATTATCTGGTCAAGCCGTTCGAGCCGGTTGTACTTATTGCGAGAGTAAAGGCGCTACTCAAGCGATACCAGATTTCAGCCGCGCAAAGTGTGACCGTAGGTCGATTGCGAATGAATCGCAAAACCTATGAGGTATCCTCGGAGTATGGGGAAATCACCTTGCCGCTCAAGGAATTTGAGCTGTTGTTTAAGCTGGGCAGCTATCCGGGTCAGACGTTGACTAGAGACAGACTGATCGAAGAGATTTGGGGTTATGATTTTGAGGGGAATGAGCGAACGCTGGATGTGCATATCAACCGTTTACGTGAACGTTTTAATCAGGATAACTATGGGATCGTAATCCGTACGATCCGTGGTCTTGGTTATCGGTTGGAGGGCCATGCATGA
- a CDS encoding ABC transporter ATP-binding protein, with protein sequence MKKSESKRKMALKPFLTLLRETKPSYGLLAIAIALSMISTLVSLVIPMFTKNLVDGFSLASVSKLQIAGIAAAFIAQTIAGGISIYLLNYVGQKMVAGLRDRLWLKFLVLPVAYYNDNRTGESVSRMTNDTGIIKTLISEHLASLFTGVISIVGSISVLLFLNWKMTLVLFTVLPLSALILVPLGRQMYKISKGMQDETASFTATLSGVLSEIRLVKSSGAEKKEYEAGKTGIMNLLSFGIREGKISAMISPLVSFVFMMLLVVIIGYGGMQVSSGALTAGELVAFILYLIQIIMPLTQLTTFFTQIQKAKGASERIIETLAAEEEVYEGQEEANGAEGPISVEGLSFGYKNGEKVLNDVSFRMLPGQVTAIVGPSGGGKTTLFSLLERFYEPQSGLIKLGDKPVSTFSLRSWRKLIGYVSQESPLLAGTIAENLAYGLDRDVSVEEMRAAAAMAYADGFIDALPEGYNTDVGERGVKLSGGQRQRIAIARALLRNPKILMLDEATSSLDSQSEAVVQKALSNLMKGRTTIVIAHRLATVVNAEQIIFMEKGQITGMGSHEELLENHELYREFATQQLQMNNPEIQDNKEEGPVLHDKNTSSGRRSAHPRIGRSISES encoded by the coding sequence ATGAAGAAATCCGAATCCAAGCGAAAGATGGCGCTGAAGCCGTTCTTAACGCTACTAAGAGAAACCAAGCCTTCATACGGCTTATTGGCTATAGCCATTGCGCTAAGCATGATATCGACATTGGTCAGTCTGGTCATCCCGATGTTCACTAAGAACTTGGTGGACGGCTTCTCACTGGCCTCCGTTAGCAAGCTGCAAATTGCGGGTATAGCAGCCGCATTTATCGCGCAGACCATTGCGGGAGGGATCTCCATCTATCTGCTCAATTATGTGGGTCAGAAGATGGTTGCAGGTCTGCGGGACCGACTGTGGCTTAAATTTCTAGTTCTGCCTGTGGCTTATTATAATGACAACCGAACGGGAGAAAGTGTCAGCCGCATGACGAATGATACAGGGATCATCAAAACGCTGATTTCTGAACATCTAGCCAGCTTATTTACCGGAGTGATCTCCATTGTAGGTTCGATCTCAGTTCTACTGTTTTTAAATTGGAAAATGACACTTGTTCTATTCACTGTTCTTCCACTTTCTGCGCTGATTCTAGTACCGCTTGGACGGCAGATGTACAAAATCTCCAAGGGGATGCAAGACGAGACAGCTTCTTTTACCGCTACACTTAGTGGTGTATTATCTGAGATCCGTTTGGTGAAATCCTCGGGTGCTGAGAAGAAAGAGTACGAAGCAGGTAAAACCGGAATTATGAACCTGCTTTCCTTTGGTATTCGTGAAGGCAAGATTAGCGCGATGATCAGTCCACTCGTCTCCTTTGTTTTTATGATGTTGCTTGTGGTCATTATCGGTTATGGTGGAATGCAGGTATCTTCGGGTGCTTTGACGGCTGGAGAGCTGGTTGCCTTTATCCTTTACCTCATTCAGATTATTATGCCACTTACTCAATTGACTACGTTCTTCACACAGATTCAGAAGGCCAAGGGCGCTTCGGAGCGTATTATTGAGACTCTAGCAGCAGAAGAGGAAGTATATGAAGGACAGGAAGAGGCGAATGGCGCAGAAGGCCCAATCTCGGTAGAGGGATTAAGCTTTGGATATAAAAATGGTGAGAAGGTGTTGAACGATGTAAGCTTCCGGATGCTTCCCGGTCAGGTGACGGCTATTGTCGGACCGAGTGGGGGCGGTAAGACCACATTGTTCTCGTTGCTGGAACGTTTTTACGAGCCTCAGTCAGGTCTGATTAAGCTGGGTGACAAGCCAGTGTCTACATTTTCACTGCGTTCGTGGCGGAAGCTTATAGGGTACGTTTCGCAGGAAAGCCCACTGTTGGCAGGTACGATTGCTGAGAATTTAGCCTACGGATTGGATCGGGACGTTAGCGTGGAGGAGATGCGCGCTGCAGCAGCAATGGCTTATGCAGATGGCTTTATTGATGCACTTCCTGAAGGCTATAATACGGATGTCGGCGAAAGAGGCGTGAAGTTGTCTGGTGGACAACGGCAACGGATTGCCATTGCTAGAGCACTGCTGCGAAATCCGAAGATTCTTATGCTTGATGAAGCCACTTCCAGTCTGGATAGCCAATCGGAAGCCGTGGTGCAGAAGGCACTGTCCAATTTGATGAAGGGTCGAACTACGATTGTAATTGCTCACCGTTTGGCTACTGTTGTAAATGCAGAGCAGATTATTTTTATGGAAAAGGGTCAGATTACCGGGATGGGAAGTCATGAGGAACTACTGGAAAACCATGAGCTGTATCGTGAATTTGCCACCCAGCAGCTACAGATGAATAACCCTGAGATTCAGGACAATAAAGAGGAGGGTCCAGTGCTACATGACAAAAATACTAGTAGCGGACGACGATCCGCACATCCGCGAATTGGTAGAAGTATTTCTGAGAGCTGA
- a CDS encoding MFS transporter, translated as MRKGVIPSSITSLKWFNFFVYGTMVLFTSFFQLYLLDVGMNKLEIGVLFSMGALVSIFANPFWAFLTDRSQNIRRIVLVMLFGTLVFSQFMFRANTYETIYNAIILFYFFQGPLFAQSNTMILSYIDGTNQRFRSFRLWGSIGWALIAIVAGFILDWAGVSILTYLLTALLGASILSVLVLPKINHTIMRAPMPFKGLSKLIFNPFFLCFLLFGILVSIPNTMNTTFISLYITDLGGSKKMIGLAVFLSSILEVGVFVLCDRFLKRKISVLLGWLALVSGLFVLRWWFMADATTALQVVFIQILHCITFGGFFYVGTQLTMLLIPRPYRSSGQALYTLSWSGISGFIGGILGGWMYQYLGAQSMYQTGVFLTLIGTLGFGFMWLFVSRGGYRPPTEEDEEIFDIEAL; from the coding sequence TTGCGAAAAGGCGTTATTCCATCTTCTATCACGTCTTTAAAATGGTTCAATTTTTTTGTATATGGAACCATGGTCCTCTTCACCAGCTTCTTTCAACTATACCTGCTGGATGTAGGGATGAACAAATTAGAGATTGGTGTCTTATTCTCTATGGGAGCGCTAGTATCCATATTTGCAAATCCATTCTGGGCGTTCTTAACAGACCGTTCTCAGAATATACGGCGTATCGTTTTGGTTATGTTATTCGGAACGCTAGTGTTCTCACAGTTTATGTTTCGAGCAAATACATATGAGACGATCTACAACGCCATTATTTTGTTCTATTTCTTCCAAGGACCACTATTTGCTCAAAGCAACACGATGATTCTCAGCTATATTGACGGAACTAATCAGCGCTTCCGTTCTTTCCGGCTTTGGGGTTCAATAGGGTGGGCACTGATTGCGATTGTCGCCGGCTTTATCCTGGATTGGGCTGGTGTATCCATCTTGACCTATCTGCTTACAGCGTTACTAGGTGCATCAATCCTATCCGTTCTTGTATTACCTAAAATTAACCATACCATTATGAGAGCTCCGATGCCGTTTAAGGGCTTAAGTAAGTTGATTTTCAATCCCTTTTTCTTGTGTTTTTTATTATTTGGTATTCTGGTTTCCATACCGAACACTATGAACACCACATTCATATCCTTGTATATTACAGATCTGGGCGGTTCTAAAAAAATGATTGGTCTTGCCGTATTCCTCTCCTCCATTTTGGAGGTAGGCGTATTTGTTCTCTGTGACCGATTCCTTAAACGTAAAATTTCTGTTCTGCTCGGCTGGCTTGCATTGGTCAGTGGTTTATTCGTTCTGCGTTGGTGGTTTATGGCTGATGCGACTACTGCCCTTCAAGTAGTGTTCATTCAAATTTTACACTGCATAACGTTCGGCGGCTTCTTCTATGTAGGTACCCAATTGACGATGCTCCTGATTCCACGGCCTTATCGATCTTCCGGACAAGCGCTCTACACCCTAAGCTGGAGTGGGATATCCGGTTTCATTGGAGGTATTCTCGGAGGTTGGATGTATCAGTATCTGGGTGCACAGAGCATGTATCAGACTGGTGTATTCTTGACGCTTATTGGAACGCTTGGCTTTGGTTTCATGTGGCTCTTTGTTAGCCGTGGAGGGTATCGCCCCCCTACAGAGGAAGATGAAGAGATCTTCGACATCGAAGCATTATAA